tttgtatcaagaaacttctagtttactttaacatacatttcaattgtactaataatgttaatataaattgtgaaaaattgatacttttatcgttattccttttactttgtatccacataaaagtactattgtgacatttactattGGAAATGCTTAAATCAATGTGAAGCCTATAatgccactaagtcaacaaaatgaatacaatttctaaaaattatatgtaatatttgttaatatccaaaaaattattaatagtaaACTTTGAGAGTGGATCTTATTTTCCGGATGTACAACAGGTACATAATCAATGACTATTCATACATAAGTTTTTTCTCTTACAAGTTCTCATCAGTAATATTTTCccacataattttaattgagaacttattctgaatactgtagagttatactcagttttttaaaaacacttgcAGCTTcaggtgcatccaaccataacgagcttcagatagaattatcatattctattgctcataagtaggtctttcacaatcaaatatttttttctttcaaccccttaatggggatgatgacaaaagaagatcacaaaAATAgtcacaatcaattcaatttataacaagagtaataaataaaaatcaataaccCAATCCTCTTTTGAttcacataaaatataatatttttctcattcacaatctcaatatgagatccATTATGAATATCTCTTAAAGCAAatggattaaccatcacaaggtattaatatattagctcttacggagctttcgactaattttgtactaccaaatattagaataatatttgtttgtttcaataccaaataagataaatattttctatttgtaatgataaaattcattattaCATTCTAATAGAGTCCTTAAAGActattaacaaaaacaaaatatttgggcatatgccacatatgtggccaataatctttcatatcacattgatagcATAGGTTATAtttaccctttgaagagttatcttgagaactctcattgttctcttatttattactatgttccacttttagtggtccatgattatatcttttattttctttatatttgcaTTTACTTCAGGGAATGCAACAAATCCGGTAGGACAGACTTCTAAACTCCTCCATTTGCTCTTtctttcataatcaccatcacAAAATATGCgtgaatttcaaattaaaatttatttattcatgttgtcatgattagtctccaattataataaatatgaaaacataaataaatcataataaaatatacattagaTTCTTTAACATCATTACTCAAGCTATTATCACAAGCACTATTACAAGTAGtaaaacaattttgtttttgtaataatatttataatctaatagtaacaaaatcatttaataaataaaatcaaaattttcgtaTACGATGCTTGAAAGTTATCGATACACATTATACtaaatttcaataccacatatgtgttataaaatcttatgatgttctaataaaatatttataaattcaatttaaatgatataatataataatttcaagcatatttaataacaataatttaattataaaaattttaatcatccaaatatcatccatattataatttaataaaagaatcttagtttaaaagaaaccttaaaataataatatttttcataaaataattttaccaaaaatcaatcaacaaatgataaaatatatcacgtaaagattatataaatttctttgcaTAAAATGGCATAAAAACTTTAGAGATTTATGTGTACCTGGGTGGTTAAAGACTCTAATAATTACCCATACTGCGCAAGCCTCAATTGAAATAGTAGCAGCTTTAGGAGGTAATCGAGAACAGTGacttttgggatatttttgtgacttatggagaaaattaaagagaatcGTGCtgataacatgttataaaataaagaaaggtagagagaataaagaacaaataaaatatgggAAGCAATAGAGAaagtattttattgatcaattggaatatttacaaagtttctccaaagtctctatttataggcataagaagtataaatgaagtataaATCTACTTCTAATactattaaaatctaaaatacattaaaacttATCTTGctcttgatggacatccacttaataagatattcataacaaatgataataataataataataataataataataataataataataaaccatcaacatataaaactaatttaactaaagtttaaaataaaaagttaattacaCAATTAGTCCCTcacttaaaagataaaaatcaaattaatccctaatatcaaatcaaaattcaatttaatgttgaaattaaaataaaacttcaaataagTTCACAATatcacaacttttattttaatataactactataatatattttttcactttttaaaattatttttaaatatggaGTTAATaatatgttgaaaaataaaaggaatttttggtgggttctaatttttttctaaattcgcATTGAAGATAGATTATAGATATTGGGATGGAGcaattgtaaattttcatgCATCATCTCAAAGATAAATCGCCGTTGGCTTCTTTCCTTTGAAAACCTCACAAGAAAAGCTTCCTTAAACCCCTTCTCTCTCCCTCATCGTTAGTTTTCAAGAATCCTCCCACAAAACCCAATCTCAAAGAAAGAAAGCTCATGGAGTATGAACAAGAAGAACATCCCAAGCTTCAGTTCCCTTTAGATTCCAACTCTTACAACATCATTTCTGAAATCGGTGCTGGTGTTTGTTCTAAAGTTTATACAGCCCAATGTCTTCCCATCAATTCAAATGTTGTTGCCATTAAATCCATCGATCTTGATCAGTCCAACGCCGGTTTCCGCAACCTTATCGGACGTGAAACCAACACCTCCTCGCTTCTTTCCCACCCCAACATCCTCAACCCTCATTGTTCCTTCACCGCCGGTAACCGTATCTGGGTGGTTATGCCCTTTATGTCCGGCGGTTCTTTAGAGTCCATCACCTCATCTTCTTCCCCCAATGGCATACAAGAGCAATGCATTGCCATTATTCTCAAAGAAACCCTGACTGCATTATCCTATCTTCACAGCCAAGGGTATTTGCATAGAGATATAAAGGCCAGTAACATCTTGTTGGACGACAACGGACGTGTTAAGCTTGCGGATTTCGGTGTTTCGTCATCGTTCTATGCGTCGAGTTCGGTTTACAGATTAGGTTCTTCGACATTTTCGTCTCAATATGGGACGGCCCCAGAGGTGATTCATTCACATAAAGGCTATAGTTTCAAAGCTGATATATGGTATTTCGGTATAACTGCTCTTGTCTCCACCAAGAAGTTTTCAGAAACTTTTCAAGACATGGCTGCTTCTTGTCTCCATAAAGATCCTGCAAACCGACCCTCTGCAGATAAGCTTTTGAAACATCCTTTCTTTGAGAGTTGCAATGGTACTTCGAAGTTTCTTGCGGAGAATTTGCTGCGTGGATTGCCTAGTGTTGAAGAAAGGTTTAGGGCAGCAAGCAAGATTCTTGAGAAAGGTGTGGATTGTGATCCTAATGGGGACTGGGCGTCTGGTCTGCTCGTTAACCATCGGATGTCATCGATAATTGAAGGGAACGGCAATGGAGACGAGGAGTTTGAGGTGCATGACCCTGTATTCCCCGTGGAGTCAACACAAGCGGTGATTCCATGTGACGATGATGGTGAAGAACAACAACCGGCTGCAGGTGGCCGTGGCAGTGAAGTTAATGCAGAAACAATGGTGAACCAACTGATGGCATTGAAGACGAGTTTGGATGATCAAAAGGAGaagttgaataaaataattaaccaGCCTGGAGCTGAAATGATCGACAGAGAAGATGAATTGGAGAAGGAGAATGTGAGGCTGAGATTGGAGTTAGAGCGTGAAAGGGAACATAACTTGAATTTGATTCAAGTGATCAATGAAGAAGATCCATTGTTGCAACAGAATGAGAGGCTGAGATTGGAGTTAAAGAATGAGAAGCTGAGATTGGAGAATGAGAAGCTGAGATTGGAATTAGAGAAGCTCAAAATGCATATTTCTGCTACATCAAACACTACTACTGATGACAACAACTGAAAGtattggatttgtggtctcatTTTCAGTCTGTTTTCTTGCTTATTACTAGAAACTGTTGTTGGATTCCGGATGGTATTATACGAGTAATGTGATTGAATCTAATGGGAAAATTTTGAGACTCTGTGTGAATGTTGTTTCATATGATCCCTTTTACTTCcttaccaaataaataaataaatagagatGAATTGAAGAAGACGCTCAGTTTGATAAACAAGtacatatcaaatattttccttgattattattgttatatctCGGCACTTGAACACTTGTCAATATAATAAGCTACCAAAATCAACCTGTATACCCCTTTGGTCATCAAGACCTCTTGACCATTTGTTCCCTTTCGAGGAAGGCCTTAGCCATCCGCTTCCTTGGTGAAGTTACCCACTCAACAACCTATCTCATTAGGTACGTGCTTTTTGGATACATACATTTCTTCTATTGTGAATACATCTCAAACATCAAGTGAGCCCTATCACATAAATAAGAGTATCTCCTCTTATAAATACGTCTTAACGATAAAAAAGATTACCTTCTTAAGTCCTGAACTTGTCTTGAGTAATCTGTCTTAGTAATTAGTCTATTCTCTTGTCTATTTCTAGCTCTCCAACTCTTAAGTTGAATTGACCTCCTTAAAACTATCATATACTCTTCCTCATTCTTTTTCATCTCAACCCTATCTCATCCAGTTATTATATACTGTATCAACAAttattaatactttaaaaatgtgttttattaaaaatatctttcttacaataataaatcttaaatgtaataataaaattacactctaaaaaaaatcaaattctaattatgaaaataacattattGAAAAAACTACAACCTTAAAAGAATTTTAGTCATGAAAAATCGAATACAGGTGCATAAAATCTTAACACAAGCAATCAACAATACGAGGAGGTtctcatttatcttttaaaatgtaTGTCTATGCTCattatcttttgaaattcaaatatgaaaaaaatattaaatgagaCAATTcctcattaaaaataaaaaggataattttattaaaaagtcacctataaatcaataaaattgcaaaagtacattcataaagaaattttataatgGGAAATTTATGTTCATCacccaatttttataaattttcgttttgggtactaaaaataaaaaattgcagAAAGAGCATTGTTGTTACAAACTGTTTTCATCTTAGTCATCCGTCCTTAATTTAGGTTAGGCAATGTTATTGTAGactcattttagtcactcaactttggtATGTTTTTATTCTGGTCACTCTTTTCTTtcttagaattaattttatttttattttttaaaacttgagtCTTTACCAGAaattaagggtgggtttggatgggcgattgggtgcggtgcggtgcgtttagtttactttttgtctcacgctacagtatcactataatatctaatctcaccgccactgctgtttttatactaaccgcaggtaaacgcaccgcccatccaaactcaccctaagttaTTTAACTACAAAGATGAAACTCAAATATTTCCTATAACTCAATTCCCTAAAAAAACTTAGGTTTTCCCTGCAAAACCTAGAATTTTCTCtgtaaaaatcatcttttgaaaaaaactaaattaattctaaaaaactaaaaaatgaaaaaatgaaattaaaagataaaatggttTTTCTATAAAACCCAAAAGTTTCCTATAAAACCTAGGCAATTCCTGTAAAAgcccaatttttctttttactaggaaaataaagaagttttctttaaaaagaaaaataacaaggaaattaaaaatatgatacgGTTTTTCATGTAAAACTCAAGTTTTCTCTATAAAACccaagtttctttctttttacttgaaaagactaaaattaattcaaaaaataaaagaaattaaaagataaaatgagtgacaaaatgaaaacttattaaagttGGGTGATTAAAAGGAGTGGACAATAACATTACCTAACCCCAAATTAATGTCTAGtgccaaaatgaaaacaatttgTAACGAAGATgccttttgtaatttttttttactttttaccctaaataaaaacttataaaagttGAATAATTAACTGTATAGCTTATCACTTTCTAAATGATGTTTCAAACAACTTTATAatcttgattttgtttttgaaagttttataatCTTGATTATTCTTATGTTGGATGAATCTAATAATTTATGTAATGATAACACAACAATAACGATActaattatttgtgaaaataaaatcgaaattTCATAAATCAATATTTACTACAAACTATTCTCCTCTAACTtcttttcttctaaaattttagaagccaatagtttttcttttaagtatttatttcaatatttgcCATCactttagttttgaaatttcatacATGTCTTTAGTTAATAGTGTAATAGCTATCTGATAAGTGTACACATATATTGTCTTAGAAAATCTACAAAGTTAAATTATGCTTgtgaaagttgtggatttaatttatatatttttatttaattaattttagtctttatacttttcaaattagtaaatgttattatcttttacttttcaaaatttgaaattttattccGACCAAACAAGAGCAGTTAAATTCGTTTggtgaaattaaattactaGTCCTATACTATGTGtatagttataaatttagttcattttctcCAATTGGATATATAACTCTCTATACTTttcaaagtttgaaatttcagtctTAACACAAATGATAGTTGGTGACGTGGTcattgaaagcaccaaaaatatctcatccctaataaataatgaaaaagtatagtaaaagggaagtaaggtcaaatcctcagggactagatttgcacaatatcttgttCTGTGAAATCCCaggcagaatcttgcccaagaaaagCTGCGTTcttggaaaaaaataagaaaataacagaattaaaggtttggatctagaaacaaaaaataaaataaaaacagaattaagaatattgaattgaaaattcaagaaattaaaaatagagttgagagaaaggaatTTCTTATGGGAGGTTCCAACCTCaagttgtctcgttccgccttgggCTCAATCCTCGGCTTTAGATGATCattcccaaaccgaataagccagttacagtagaagaggacgcctacgacccccagctccaaggatttagacttacgatttagtggaacctgactctagccaacaatcgcttctcAATGACGAATCCCGCGCCATTTTGTCttttgggctcgccaacctttgatgcagtaagctaacgaaccgactgtacaaccttcccaaaacatacaaagcagCCGCCTTTGCgtacgttgaaaagcttacttttTAAGGGACATAGACGGAAGCGTCAGCCCTGTAGTgcggagaaatgatgaatactcggCGTGGAGGCTAAGTACGAactctaagcctcaagaaccctttttggggaatatcgacaaccttcggctagatgagtttagtggctaatggttgtggtggaaaagaaaataaataaaataaaaatggagattttattgaaaggaaatatgagaagaacaaaagcttaaacttttggggagagagtgtttgcAGAAAAAGATGGATCCTTTTGagtcaccccctatttatagtgctaggggggatagtctaatcctacttaaactcccaaaagataaatacatttaattgaagataaataaagataaataaaataaaatcctaaaattaaataatccttaataattatcttaatattaattatcctaatataattaaaatagagtctgatataataaaatctcttcttttttcatttcaaaccttgtttcctccatgcttgcacttttggcaccaacttttccttgtgtcacacattagcccattttatctctaaattcacgcttttggcccttaattttacttttgcctcaaatttagtccctatgagataaaagatcataaatagctcaaattagcaggatcatacttagaataaatacataattaatacataaaaatacgttattctagagtgttatcaaattccccctacttagcccatgcttgacctcaagtatggttcctaTCTACTATGAAAGTTAGATTCTACCGTAAAAGAAATACCactccaaagttttataaaaatcagtcaaaaatgtatatgaaaaataaagagaactctaagcttgctttaagtaaaatagaaaaaattttccaattaatacacacaaaaattagaatcgacttaaattatttaataaaaattaggtaaattaccaaacctaccaagacaccctatttgtttcctcttttagtccccaaattatattctttttctttttctttttctttttatttatttattatttttattttttatactttaggAATATAgtgaaccttttgacgcgaaagAGAGATGACAGTGAAGCACCtcaccccggttactcagcccagttataatttttttcttaagaacacatcgaaccttttgacgcgaagagagaCGACAGCCAAGCACCTCACTccggttactcagcccaacatgttcttaaaaattaattctggTTAAcggagttttacctaacacgtcacacaaccttttgaagcaaaataggatgacaacccaagcaccctaccTCGGTTACTCAGTCAGTCACGTTTTTAAGCTGCACTCATAACCACGGAAACATTAAacgacattttaataataactttttttatgagGACTTTAGAGAAAAAACAATCAAGTTTCTAAAATAAGTTTCAGTAATTACCTTAATAGCCATgaacatattttagcatgcaaacatattaagtgtccactttgtattaaacttgattaattttacgaaaagcaagataaagttaactctatgaatcataattatttttagcctaataagaataaaatagtGGAGATGGCATCAATTATGGAAAATCCGTAATTTTCTTAGAAAACAAGAATCATGCTTGTAGGTCAAACAGTAGGCAATTCTTGGTAAGAATCTTGGGCATGAAAAGAGGCAGgagattctaaaaaaataaataaatatggacaAAATGGAGCCTCAAGCAGCAACACCAGCCAAAAATAATCACAGCGACATCAACAACAACCAAAATCACAGCAAAAAATGACAGTAATAACGAAGAGTACCTCCCCCTACTGAaagcacattgtcctcaatgtggatgaaaagaaataaataggtagaaaagtttagaaaagCTCCCCGTGTTGTTACTGTCGATCGCATATGATGGCTGGGGTGCGAAGAAACGGCACCGTCGTGGGTTCATGGTGAAGGAGGGCTCGGCGGCGGCGCGGCTACAGGTCCGAACCATGGTGGTGGCGATCAATGGTGAGGGAGAATGGTGGAGGGAGAAGTGGCAGCTATGGTGGTTTtctgggaaatagaaaaaaaatgttttaaaattttaaggttggGGGCTTAATTTGTGCTGAGGGGTGGTGCTTGAGTGCAGGGATAAGGGTGGTTGGCTACAGGAATAGGGTAGTTTGGCTACAGGAATTCTAGGCTGGAATAGTATCTGGAATAGAGGTTGTTTGGTACCATGGATAAGGCTGTTTGGTTctatttttctagttttttcctttttcttcgaATTTTCGCTATGTTTTATCTAagtaaaagaagagaaatttattaatatccaaataagtaataaataataaaataaaatcaagtaatcaataaagtaaagaaaaaataaaaataaaaattgggttgtctCCTAACAAGCGCtcgtttaacgtcgttagctcgacgcTGTTATTGGTTCTATGGTAGTTCCAAATGGATTTTCTCAATCGTGTGGGCtagaaaattctcataaaatggcTTCAACCGCTAGCCATTGGCTATGAACCGCTTTCTAGATTCTTCACTCTCTATTTCAATCGCTCCATGCGTGAACACTTCAGTAACAATAAAAGGTCCTTGCCATCGTGATCGAAGCTTACCTAGGAATAACTTTAACACGgagttataaagtaaaactttttgtCCTACCGAAAAATGCTTCTGAGCTATTCTCTTATCGTGAAACAACTTTGCATTGTCTTTATAAATGCGAGCATTCTCATAGGCATCATTGTGAATTTCTTCTAACTCTTAGATGTCTAATTTTCTTGTCTTTCCTACGGGTTCTAACTCCATGTTGCATTGTCGAACAGCCCAATAGGCTTTATGTTCCAATTCGATCGAAAAGTGACAAGTTTTGCCAAAAACAAGTCAATACAGGATCATGCCAATCGATCCTTTATACACAGTCCGATAGGCCCAAAGTGCATCATTTAGCCGAAAGCTCCAATCCTTTCGGTAGGGACGAAttgttttctccaaaatagtcTTAATTTTCCTGTTCGAGACCTCGGCTTGATCGTTCATTTGGGGATGGTAAGCCATAGTTATACGGTGGTGGACTccatatttttccaacaatgCCTCCATGCCCTTATTGCAAAAGTGGGCGCCACGATCACTGATTAGAGCTCGAGGTGTGCCAAACCTAGAAAAAATAGTTCGTTTTAGAAACTGCACAACAGTTTTGGCATTATCATTATGAGTAGGCTTTACTTCTATCCACTTAGAAACATAGTCTATTGCaagaattatatatacattgctaaatgaagaaataaatgggCCCATGAAATTAATGCCCCATACATCAAAGATTTTGCATACATGAATTGGGGAAAGGGACATTTGATTTCGTTTAGTGATGTTATCTGTATGTTGACACCTATTGCAAGACTTATAGAAGTTATATGCATCTCAGAAAATTGTGAGCCAATATAGCCCACATTCTAATACCTTATGAGTGGTCCGCTTAGGGCCAATGTGAC
This genomic window from Gossypium raimondii isolate GPD5lz chromosome 10, ASM2569854v1, whole genome shotgun sequence contains:
- the LOC105775387 gene encoding serine/threonine-protein kinase BLUS1 — its product is MEYEQEEHPKLQFPLDSNSYNIISEIGAGVCSKVYTAQCLPINSNVVAIKSIDLDQSNAGFRNLIGRETNTSSLLSHPNILNPHCSFTAGNRIWVVMPFMSGGSLESITSSSSPNGIQEQCIAIILKETLTALSYLHSQGYLHRDIKASNILLDDNGRVKLADFGVSSSFYASSSVYRLGSSTFSSQYGTAPEVIHSHKGYSFKADIWYFGITALVSTKKFSETFQDMAASCLHKDPANRPSADKLLKHPFFESCNGTSKFLAENLLRGLPSVEERFRAASKILEKGVDCDPNGDWASGLLVNHRMSSIIEGNGNGDEEFEVHDPVFPVESTQAVIPCDDDGEEQQPAAGGRGSEVNAETMVNQLMALKTSLDDQKEKLNKIINQPGAEMIDREDELEKENVRLRLELEREREHNLNLIQVINEEDPLLQQNERLRLELKNEKLRLENEKLRLELEKLKMHISATSNTTTDDNN